In Gadus macrocephalus chromosome 4, ASM3116895v1, the following proteins share a genomic window:
- the rergla gene encoding ras-related and estrogen-regulated growth inhibitor-like protein: protein MNDIKLAVLGSEGVGKSALIVRFLTRRFIGEYASLTECIYRKRLTLDGRQLNVELYDPCSQVCAGKSALSDQIHWGDGFLVIYDISDRSSFQAAKNILHLMRETHPGASKRDGEAAAGRPVVLVGNKQDLCHMREVDHEEGQRLAADHRCGFLELSAAEHSQEVALVFSKVVQSVCAGSKAKERRRRPSGSKSMAKLINNVFGKRRKSV from the exons ATGAATGACATCAAACTGGCTGTGCTGGGCAGCGAGGGAGTGGGGAAATCAG CTCTCATCGTTCGGTTCCTGACGCGGAGGTTCATCGGGGAGTACGCCTCGTTGACCG agtGTATCTACAGAAAGCGTCTAACTCTGGATGGGAGACAGCTTAACGTGGAGCTGTATGACCCCTGCTCACAG GTGTGTGCGGGGAAGTCTGCGCTGAGCGACCAGATCCACTGGGGCGACGGTTTCTTGGTCATCTACGACATCAGCGACCGGTCCTCCTTCCAGGCTGCCAAGAACATCCTCCACCTGATGAGAGAGACGCACCCAGGGGCCAGCAAAAG GGACGGTGAGGCGGCGGCGGGCCGgccggtggtgctggtgggcaACAAGCAGGACCTGTGCCACATGCGGGAGGTCGACCACGAGGAGGGCCAGCGCCTCGCCGCCGACCACCGCTGCGGCTTCCTGGAGCTGTCGGCGGCGGAGCACAGCCAGGAGGTGGCGCTGGTGTTCTCCAAGGTGGTGCAGAGCGTCTGCGCGGGCAGCAAGGCCAAGGAACGCCGCCGCCGGCCCAGCGGCTCCAAGTCCATGGCCAAGCTCATCAACAACGTCTtcgggaagaggaggaagtcGGTGTGA
- the il17ra1a gene encoding interleukin 17 receptor A1a, with protein sequence MRRYLVLIFLHASLGLRIVPGSSSDCSQQGLGCKVHINNCIGRRLSDRTEYIPAAPEGLDARWETREDEKGNVFPVVHARWNMVDDGSIRFLNGTELHVLVRDTNKDLCVRYSFSQRLTSRNPDGEKWSFSVSTVMVDPGQTYLVSVFNIPKPEPFHSSYNVHKEITVPGCQDPVLKKSKFCVERGSLWSPNVTEVFDAHTLSVGFCTDRLAERYMVIAECEGRYQRKFAYMNKMASLNVTFIMKDWPLSCCQMTVEIQPFFPECWNDCGRRRKNFSICGVTPTSSPVLFAPYSWIGFGLIFLCVVIACIWQYVIRKPKKFDPSDVHLTSRPIEEERLRLDLQPPKLLVIYSQDHPLYRSVILNLCAFLKSKCGTDVLVDLLDATMVGTVGTTRWLEWQRRQLRHPLDKILILCSRGVQAKWRAMCGEERVLLREDVLSPNDDMLVPFLNLFLPNMHQPAALGKYIVAYFEDVSDERDVPSVFDIAVKYRLMKHFEELYFRVLEMEMYQPGRVNHIEGIGKEEYFTCPSGRALRDAIRTFKAFQTENPDWFEAQCVASEEDAVARQNLLNRLPDIPPVLECVPLIRDGTPVYINEALVQSATSVYVLTPELNNHEGGRPSVAAAEPRVNPPSLDPYRVNAPLVNRPHGVVRQQCPHGRDTEEGRMLLAVPSLNQPPLPVCRQWLSVRQDTAGRSPVEDDEEEDEEEEQEDEEYEEQEEGTLVSCPGPGTGQGPTEPQYPSRSDIENLRQLQLLLGGSHPVEVGENELLLGPSAKGPSTGSDQGYISKEPSRRSQPEPETDPLVALARLQQELFQTALT encoded by the exons ATGCGGCGGTATCTCGTCCTGATTTTCCTCCACGCTTCTCTCGGTTTGCGGATCGTCCCCGGGTCGTCCTCTGACTGTTCTCAACAG GGTTTGGGATGTAAAGTCCACATAA ATAACTGCATTGGCAGACGTCTGTCCGATAGGACCGAGTACATCCCCGCGGCCCCAGAGGGACTCGACGCCCGCTGGGAGACGCGAGAGGACGAGAAGGGGAACGTGTTCCCGGTCGTCCACGCGAGGTGGAACATGGTGGACGACG GGAGCATACGTTTCCTGAACGGAACGGAGCTCCACGTCCTGGTGAGGGACACCAACAAGGACCTCTGCGTTCGATACTCCTTCTCCCAGCGGTTAACCTCCAGGAACCCAGACGGAGAgaag TGGTCTTTCTCAGTCTCTACGGTCATGGTGGACCCCGGCCAGACGTATCTGGTCTCGGTCTTCAACATCCCCAAACCGGAGCCCTTTCACAGCAGTTACAACGTCCACAAGGAGATCACTGTCCCAG GTTGCCAAGATCCCGTATTAAAGAAGAGCAAGTTCTGTGTTGAGCGCG GAAGCCTTTGGAGCCCCAACGTGACCGAGGTGTTTGACGCCCACACGCTGTCTGTGGGCTTCTGCACTGACAGACTGGCCGAGCGATACATGGTGATCGCCGAGTGTGAAGGGAGGTATCAACGAAAGTTCGCCTACATG AACAAAATGGCGTCGTTGAATGTGACGTTTATTATGAAGGACTGGCCGTTGAGCTGCTGTCAGATGACTGTAGAG ATCCAGCCCTTCTTCCCAGAATGTTGGAACGACTGCGGCAGGCGAAGAAAGAACTTCTCTATCTGTGGAG TGACACCCACCTCTTCCCCTGTGCTGTTTGCTCCCTACTCATGGATTGGATTCGGGTTGATCTTCCTGTGTGTGGTGATAGCATGCATATGGCAATATGTAATCCGAAAGCCTAAAAAAT TCGATCCCAGCGACGTCCATCTCACCTCCCGACCGATCGAAGAGGAGCGACTCCGGCTGGACTTGCAGCCCCCCAAGCTGCTGGTCATCTACTCCCAGGACCACCCGCTGTACCGCTCCGTGATCCTGAACCTCTGCGCCTTCCTCAAGTCCAAGTGCGGCACGGACGTGCTGGTGGACCTGCTGGACGCCACCATGGTGGGCACGGTGGGCACCACGCGCTGGCTGGAGTGGCAGCGGCGGCAGCTGCGGCACCCCCTGGACAAGATCCTGATCCTGTGCTCGCGGGGGGTGCAGGCCAAGTGGAGGGCCATGTGTGGCGAGGAGCGGGTGCTGCTGCGGGAGGACGTGCTCTCGCCCAACGACGACATGCTGGTGCCCTTCCTCAACCTCTTCCTGCCCAACATGCACCAGCCCGCCGCGCTGGGGAAGTACATCGTGGCGTACTTTGAGGACGTCAGCGACGAGCGCGACGTGCCGTCCGTCTTCGACATCGCCGTCAAGTACCGGCTGATGAAGCACTTCGAGGAGCTGTACTTCCGCGTCCTGGAGATGGAGATGTACCAGCCGGGCCGCGTCAACCACATCGAGGGCATTGGCAAGGAGGAGTACTTCACCTGTCCGTCGGGCCGGGCCCTGAGGGACGCCATCCGgaccttcaaggccttccagacGGAGAACCCGGATTGGTTTGAGGCGCAATGCGTCGCCAGCGAGGAGGACGCGGTGGCTCGGCAGAACCTGCTCAACCGGCTCCCGGACATCCCTCCGGTCCTGGAGTGCGTCCCTCTGATCCGCGACGGGACCCCCGTCTACATCAACGAGGCGTTGGTGCAGAGCGCCACCTCGGTGTACGTGCTGACGCCCGAGCTGAACAACCACGAAGGCGGCCGCCCCtccgtggcggcggcggagccGAGGGTCAACCCCCCGTCCCTGGATCCGTACCGGGTGAACGCGCCGCTGGTCAATCGGCCCCATGGCGTCGTGAGGCAGCAGTGTCCGCACGGCCGCGACACAGAGGAGGGCCGCATGCTCCTGGCCGTGCCGTCGCTCAACCAGCCGCCGCTACCGGTCTGTCGGCAGTGGCTCAGCGTCCGGCAAGACACCGCTGGTCGCAGCCCTGTTGAggacgatgaggaagaggacgaggaggaggagcaggaggacgaggagtacgaggagcaggaggagggaacCCTGGTCTCATGCCCCGGCCCTGGGACAGGTCAAGGTCCAACAGAACCTCAGTACCCGTCCCGCTCAGACATTGAGAACCTGCGGCAGCTTCAGCTGCTGCTTGGGGGGTCCCATCCCgtcgaggtaggggagaatgaGCTTCTTTTGGGGCCCTCTGCCAAGGGCCCCAGCACGGGCTCCGATCAGGGCTACATCTCCAAGGAGCCTTCCCGGCGGAGCCAGCCAGAACCAGAGACTGATCCGCTGGTAGCTCTGGCAAGGCTGCAGCAGGAGCTGTTTCAGACTGCGCTCACAtag
- the LOC132455593 gene encoding toll-like receptor 2 — MAMKSVRVALLLWTTALLSWRTLCLAELMEDQGHASCVTSSRRDKNLSGQNLTNVPLDLNNETQSLDISHNPLVKLQAAPFQRLSQLCFLKATSCGLRVINPGLFVHTPKLKFLNISNNLLDQIPDLSLPLLKILDLAGNQYGSYKLPATFQTLANLSALYLGSENALQVDFNDFDSLSDSLLKHLILGGGVEWQRYDRGSLAKMKSLQKITLKVPFCENFDLFENLLEDVNETQTTDLELVNILPNLCNVTGDPFRSLRAMPLIKDFTIVNTWINSSFFVLFLKNVLLSNVRTLTFVNVTYNEDTAEGFRFPTLNHTIVLRSLIFDGVNHYQYRYPSIEISVDMFSKMDYLKFSGTGMNIVPCKVMSSLPSLETLDLSNNLLSDTGFWWSGCSYTSVFPKLRHLSLSKNRFVDLSFIAQHTHQMKYLESFDLSFNSIFLDKPCFWPIHITSLSLSNNNLGNKVFSFLSQYLQRIDLSKTGITALTKEDLLQFPMLTHLFLSFNSIKVIPTDLSPTLVSLYIDQNSMTSISRESLAGLPSLRTLKAGDNPFVCSCDSYWFMTALNKSLLPDWPLDYTCSTPPSVADLPMSEYRTSRMSCEAWLQAAVALPVTMLIVLALGSAFYACDGVWYTKMLWMWIRVKRRGQKQANLLNNTTFRYHSFISYSHQDSAWVESKLVPSLEGAGISLCIHERDFVPGQWIVDNIINCVEESYKTLFVLSNHFVQSEWCNYELFFAQHRAIDAQQDSLVFILLEPIPTNSLPKKFLKLRKLLMQQTYLEWPKDERKQQVFWVNLRSMLQVADHRILKDMALELTQSASLIPDDLVPLLK, encoded by the exons ATGGCCATGAAAAG TGTGCGAGTAGCATTGCTATTATGGACAACAGCTCTCTTGTCTTGGAGGACCCTCTGCCTGGCCGAGCTGATGGAGGACCAAGGGCATGCATCGTGTGTCACTTCCAGTCGACGAGATAAGAACCTCTCCGGTCAGAATCTTACCAATGTTCCTTTGGATCTGAATAATGAGACGCAGTCCCTTGACATTTCTCACAACCCCCTTGTGAAACTGCAGGCAGCCCCCTTCCAAAGACTCTCACAACTCTGCTTCCTGAAGGCTACCAGCTGTGGTCTGAGGGTAATAAATCCTGGCTTATTCGTTCATACCCCGAAACTGAAATTCCTGAACATATCTAACAATTTGTTAGATCAGATCCCTGATCTATCACTGCCACTGCTTAAGATCCTGGACTTGGCCGGCAACCAATATGGCAGCTATAAATTACCGGCCACTTTTCAGACGTTGGCAAATCTGTCCGCCCTTTATTTGGGAAGTGAAAATGCTTTACAAGTGGACTTCAATGATTTTGATTCCCTGTCGGATAGCTTGTTGAAACATCTCATCCTTGGAGGAGGTGTTGAGTGGCAACGGTACGATCGTGGTTCTCTTGCGAAGATGAAATCCCTCCAGAAGATAACCCTCAAAGTGCCTTTTTGTGAGAACTTTGATTTATTTGAAAACCTGCTGGAAGATGTGAATGAAACGCAAACAACCGATTTAGAGTTGGTCAACATACTTCCTAACCTCTGCAATGTGACCGGGGACCCTTTTAGGAGCCTGAGAGCGATGCCACTCATAAAGGATTTCACCATTGTAAACACTTGGATTAACAGCAGTTTCTTTGTGTTATTTTTGAAGAATGTTCTACTTTCCAATGTTCGAACACTTACATTTGTAAACGTAACCTACAATGAAGATACAGCTGAAGGATTTAGGTTCCCCACTCTGAATCACACCATCGTCCTACGGTCCCTTATATTTGATGGAGTAAATCATTACCAATACAGATACCCCTCTATTGAAATTAGTGTGGACATGTTTTCCAAGATGGACTATTTAAAGTTCTCAGGCACAGGAATGAACATTGTACCTTGCAAGGTTATGTCCTCCTTGCCGTCCCTGGAAACCCTGGACCTCTCAAACAACCTACTGTCTGACACAGGGTTCTGGTGGTCTGGGTGCTCCTATACCTCGGTGTTTCCCAAACTAAGGCACCTCTCTTTGAGCAAAAACCGCTTCGTTGACCTTTCCTTCATCGCTCAGCACACCCACCAGATGAAGTACCTGGAATCTTTTGACTTGAGTTTCAACTCCATTTTTTTGGATAAACCGTGCTTTTGGCCCATCCACATCACATCACTGAGCCTGAGCAACAACAACCTGGGCAACAAAGTATTTTCCTTCCTGTCCCAGTATTTACAGCGAATTGACCTGTCAAAGACAGGCATCACCGCCCTAACAAAAGAAGACCTTTTGCAATTTCCCATGTTGACACACCTTTTCCTGAGCTTCAACAGCATTAAGGTCATCCCTACGGATCTATCCCCCACCTTGGTCAGTCTGTACATAGATCAGAATTCCATGACATCCATCTCCCGGGAGTCTCTGGCGGGTCTTCCAAGTCTCAGGACTCTGAAAGCTGGAGACAACCCCTTTGTCTGCTCCTGTGACTCCTATTGGTTCATGACTGCTCTGAACAAATCCTTGCTGCCCGACTGGCCCTTGGATTATACCTGCAGCACTCCCCCTTCTGTGGCTGACCTGCCGATGTCCGAGTACAGAACCAGCAGGATGTCCTGTGAGGCCTGGCTTCAGGCTGCCGTGGCGTTGCCCGTGACGATGCTCATCGTGCTGGCCCTTGGCTCTGCGTTCTACGCCTGTGACGGAGTGTGGTACACCAAGATGCTGTGGATGTGGATCCGCGTGAAGAGAAGAGGCCAGAAGCAGGCAAACCTGCTGAACAACACGACGTTTCGGTACCACTCGTTCATCTCCTACAGCCACCAAGACTCCGCCTGGGTGGAGAGCAAGCTGGTGCCGTCCCTGGAAGGGGCCGGAATCTCCCTGTGCATCCACGAGCGAGACTTTGTGCCCGGCCAGTGGATCGTGGATAACATCATCAACTGTGTGGAGGAGAGCTACAAGACACTGTTTGTGCTGTCCAACCACTTTGTGCAGAGTGAATGGTGTAACTACGAACTCTTCTTTGCCCAGCATAGAGCTATTGACGCCCAGCAAGACTCCCTGGTCTTCATCCTGTTGGAGCCTATTCCGACCAACTCTCTGCCCAAGAAGTTTTTGAAACTGAGGAAATTGCTGATGCAGCAGACATACCTGGAGTGGCCCAAGGATGAGCGAAAGCAGCAGGTGTTCTGGGTCAACCTTAGGTCTATGCTACAGGTGGCGGACCACCGGATCCTGAAGGACATGGCCCTAGAGTTAACCCAAAGCGCTTCTCTGATCCCAGACGATTTGGTTCCTTTGTTAAAATGA
- the tmem121b gene encoding transmembrane protein 121B: MIAQTGRQHDHPNRASSISSGFPRSPATTCHRSSSTAAENGQLFPSSASSRRRRDTPTSAAAAASLISEGSRSSSARPLVSSATATATSTNTATSTSIMTSGEFMQTAPLFVQKSKRGALYKALCFLLLLFQGGVLDFYLIVFTDLYWCSWIATDLVVISGWGIFFIKNARSKRERACGFHQKNSIFGCNLGEFTYAYLAWLIYVIACTPKVVLVLETSILDLVALKVPCGVTGFKMVVLLSAPLLHCLINAIIEDLNGATRHHATSCFLGTCLDLLDGFTLVEMLLKGEIPTPYLKYTVIAVYFVALGVPVLWLYELTASEMRCRWVWARFLGGVVVNAPLLVVRCFQVYVYNMPVSVFMFKNVFLLACKCLELVEQCLAVRGARRFANAGNTAQFSHGVSENDMCPHGYVNTLAVTTQS; this comes from the coding sequence ATGATCGCACAAACTGGAAGGCAGCACGACCATCcaaacagggccagcagcatcagcagcggTTTCCCGCGTTCCCCAGCGACGACCTGTCACCGCTCGTCGTCCACAGCCGCGGAGAACGGCCAGCTGTTCCCCAGCAGCGCCTCGTCCAGGAGGAGACGAGACACCCCGacgtccgccgccgccgcagccagCCTCATTTCGgaggggagccgcagcagcagcgccaggcccctggtctcctccgccaccgccaccgccacctccaccaacaccgctacctccacctccatcatgaCATCGGGGGAATTCATGCAGACCGCGCCGCTGTTTGTGCAGAAGTCCAAGCGCGGTGCGCTGTACAAGGCGCtgtgcttcctcctcctcctcttccaaggAGGCGTGCTGGACTTCTACCTCATCGTGTTCACCGACCTGTACTGGTGCTCGTGGATCGCCACGGACCTCGTGGTCATCTCGGGCTGGGGGATCTTCTTCATCAAGAACGCCCGCAGCAAGCGCGAACGGGCCTGCGGCTTCCACCAGAAGAACTCCATCTTCGGCTGCAACCTGGGCGAGTTCACGTACGCCTACCTGGCGTGGCTCATCTACGTGATCGCGTGCACCCCCAAGGTGGTGCTCGTGCTGGAGACGTCGATCCTGGACCTCGTTGCGCTCAAGGTGCCTTGTGGCGTCACGGGCTTCAAGATGGTCGTGCTGCTATCGGCGCCGCTTCTCCACTGCCTGATCAACGCGATCATCGAGGACCTGAACGGGGCGACGCGGCACCACGCCACCAGCTGCTTCCTGGGCACGTGTCTGGACCTGCTGGACGGCTTCACCCTGGTGGAGATGCTGCTGAAGGGCGAGATCCCCACGCCGTACCTGAAGTACACCGTCATCGCGGTGTACTTCGTGGCGCTGGGCGTCCCGGTGCTGTGGCTGTACGAGCTGACAGCCTCGGAGATGCGGTGCCGCTGGGTGTGGGCGCGGTTTTTGGGCGGCGTGGTGGTCAACGCGCCCTTGCTGGTGGTGCGGTGTTTTCAGGTGTACGTGTACAACATGCCAGTGTCCGTGTTTATGTTTAAGAACGTGTTTTTGCTCGCGTGCAAGTGTCTGGAGCTCGTGGAGCAGTGTCTCGCGGTGAGGGGTGCGAGGAGGTTTGCCAACGCGGGGAACACGGCTCAGTTTTCCCACGGTGTTTCTGAAAACGACATGTGCCCGCACGGCTATGTTAACACGCTGGCCGTCACCACACAATCGTAA
- the mkrn1 gene encoding probable E3 ubiquitin-protein ligase makorin-1 gives MAEAAAASTAAPAITGGWTKNVTCRYFMHGLCKEGNNCRYSHDLASTSTLSVGVSLPRFEHSEPPQQDDVKGSPGSPLPSAAQPRPPAGAPDPPEGAAGAVGWVNAAEFVPGQPYCGRAEPGEGEGPQAVSKETEKEAGPEEKERRKQLCPYAAAGECRYGVNCAYLHGDVCDMCGLQVLHPTDNAQRSDHTKACIEAHEKDMEISFAVQRSKDMMCGVCMEVVFEKTNPSERRFGILSNCSHCYCLKCIRKWRSAKQFESKIIKSCPECRITSNFVIPSEYWVEDKEDKQKLIQKYKDGMGTKSCRYFDEGRGTCPFGSNCFYKHAFPDGRLEEAQPQRRQAGSNGRNRSGRHIPLWDLLDERESSDSLDNEDEEMVTFELSEMLLMLLAAGADEDEDVTDSEDEWDLFHEELDDIYEIYL, from the exons ATGGCGGAGGCAGCAGCAGCGTCCACGGCGGCTCCGGCGATAACAGGAGGCTGGACCAAGAACGTTACCTGCAG GTATTTCATGCATGGGCTCTGCAAAGAAGGCAACAACTGTCGATACTCCCACGACCTGGCCAGCA CCTCCACCCTCTCCGTCGGCGTGTCCCTCCCCAGGTTCGAGCACTCCGAGCCCCCCCAGCAGGACGACGTGAAGGGGTCCCCGGGGTCGCCGCTGCCCTCCGccgcccagccccgcccccccgccggcgCCCCCGACCCACCAGAGGGCGCCGCGGGGGCCGTGGGCTGGGTCAACGCCGCCGAGTTCGTGCCGGGACAGCCCTACTGCGGCCGGG CGGAGCCCGGTGAAGGGGAGGGGCCCCAGGCCGTCTCCAAGGAAACGGAGAAGGAGGCGGGCCCGGAGGAAAAGGAGCGCCGGAAGCAGCTGTGTCCGTACGCCGCCGCCGGCGAGTGCCGCTACGGCGTCAACTGCGCCTATCTCCACGGCGACGTGTGCGACATGTGCGGCCTGCAGGTGCTCCACCCGACCGACAACGCCCAGCGGTCGGACCATACCAAG gccTGCATCGAGGCGCACGAGAAGGACATGGAGATCTCGTTCGCCGTCCAGCGCAGCAAGGACATGATGTGCGGCGTGTGCATGGAGGTGGTGTTCGAGAAGACCAACCCCAGCGAGCGGCGCTTCGGCATCCTGTCCAACTGCAGCCACTGCTACTGCCTCAAGTGCATCCGCAAGTGGAGGAGCGCCAAGCAGTTCGAGAGCAAGATCATCAA GTCTTGCCCAGAGTGTCGGATTACATCCAACTTCGTCATCCCGAGTGAGTACTGGGTAGAGGACAAAGAAGACAAGCAGAAGCTGATCCAGAAATACAAGGATGGCATGGG GACCAAGTCGTGCCGGTACTTCGACGAGGGCCGGGGCACCTGCCCGTTCGGCTCCAACTGCTTCTACAAGCACGCCTTCCCGGACGGCAGGTTGGAGGAGGCCCAGCCCCAGCGGCGGCAGGCTGGCTCCAACGGGAGGAACCGG AGTGGGCGGCACATACCCCTCTGGGACCTCCTGGACGAGCGGGAGAGCTCAGACTCTCTGGacaacgaggacgaggagatgGTGACCTTCGAGCTCAGCGagatgctgctgatgctgctggccGCCGGCgccgacgaggacgaggacgtcACCGACTCGGAGGACGAGTGGGACTTGTTTCACGAAGAGCTCGACGACATCTACGAGATCTACCTATAG